The Fundulus heteroclitus isolate FHET01 unplaced genomic scaffold, MU-UCD_Fhet_4.1 scaffold_310, whole genome shotgun sequence genome window below encodes:
- the LOC118559530 gene encoding sterile alpha motif domain-containing protein 12-like isoform X2 — MSQSQQTSSWSVEEVLEWIQEQHPEHIESLYKGIMKHDISGRALLRLKEHHLKLLGVEDNEQQQEILQDLLLLRVQEEINELNDICSDCFSS; from the exons ATGAGCCAGTCTCAGCAAACATCGTCCTGGTCCGTGGAAGAGGTGTTGGAATGGATTCAGGAGCAGCACCCGGAACACATTGAGTCGCTCTACAAAGGCATCATGAAACATGACATATCAG GCCGAGCTTTGCTGAGACTAAAGGAGCATCACCTGAAGCTTCTCGGGGTGGAGGATaacgagcagcagcaggaaataTTGCAGGACCTTCTGCTCCTCAGAGTTCAGGAAGAAATCAATGAACTCAATGACATCTGCTCTG